Proteins from a genomic interval of Stenotrophomonas sp. 24(2023):
- a CDS encoding adenine phosphoribosyltransferase → MTDALVAPQWASRLRDIADFPKPGILFKDIMPLLAHAEDFRGAISAMADRWREQKLDAVVGIESRGFILGAAMALELGVGFVPVRKPGKLPGKVLREEYTLEYRSDCIEIHADALPAGARVALIDDVLATGGTLVAALSLVRRLGVDVVGAGVLVELDGLGGRGRWDASLPLHTELVF, encoded by the coding sequence ATGACCGACGCCCTCGTCGCTCCGCAGTGGGCCTCCCGCCTGCGCGACATCGCCGACTTCCCCAAGCCCGGCATCCTGTTCAAGGACATCATGCCGCTGCTTGCCCATGCCGAGGATTTCCGCGGGGCGATCAGTGCCATGGCCGATCGCTGGCGCGAACAGAAGCTGGATGCGGTGGTGGGCATCGAATCGCGCGGTTTCATCCTCGGCGCGGCGATGGCACTGGAACTGGGCGTGGGCTTCGTGCCGGTACGCAAGCCGGGCAAGCTGCCGGGCAAGGTGCTGCGCGAGGAGTACACGCTGGAATACCGCAGCGACTGCATCGAGATCCATGCCGACGCACTGCCGGCCGGCGCGCGGGTGGCCCTCATCGATGATGTGCTGGCGACCGGTGGCACGCTGGTGGCGGCGCTGTCGCTGGTGCGCCGCCTGGGCGTGGACGTGGTCGGCGCCGGGGTGCTGGTCGAGCTGGATGGCCTGGGTGGCCGCGGCCGCTGGGACGCCAGCCTGCCGTTGCACACCGAACTGGTGTTCTGA